AGCAGCGGGAGAACGGGCGCACTTAAGCACTATTTATGTGAGTCTTGAGCCTTGTAATCACTATGGACGGACTCCTCCCTGTTCAGAAGGATTAATCAATGCTGGTGTGTCTAAGGTGGTGGTAGGAATGGTTGATCCTAATCCCTTGGTAGCAGGTAGCGGGATTGCACGGTTAAGGGCTGCGGGGATTGAAGTTGTAGTTGGAGTAGAGGAAGCGGCTTGTCGGCGTTTAAATGAAGGTTTTATTCATCGCATTCTCTATCAACGACCTTTAGGTATTTTGAAATATGCTATGACTTTAGATGGTAAAATTGCCACTACTGCTGGTCATAGTTCTTGGGTAACAAATCAAGATGCTCGCACTGAGGTGTATCAATTACGAGGGGCTTGTGATGCGGTGATTGTTGGTGGGAATACAGTGAGAAAAGATAATCCTTACTTGACTAGCCATCAAGTTGCGGCTCATAATCCTCTACGAGTTGTGATGAGTCGTAGTCTGAATTTACCAGAACAGGCTTGCCTATGGGATACTCAGGAAGCTCCAACTTTGGTTGTAACGGAAGTTGGCAGTTCACAAGCTTTTCAAAAAATGCTGCGGTCAAAAGGCGTGGAGGTGCTGGAATTTAGCTCTCTCACTCCAGAAATAGTCATGGGTTATTTATATGAGCGCGGTTTTTGTAGCGTGCTATGGGAATGTGGTGGTATTTTAGCAGCTAGTGCGATCGCTCAAGGCGCTGTCCAAAAAATCATGGCATTTATCGCCCCCAAAATTATTGGTGGAGATCATGCTCCTACACCTGTGGGAGACTTGGGTTTAACTAGTATGACTGAGGCGTTACCGTTGGA
The DNA window shown above is from Anabaena sp. WA102 and carries:
- the ribD gene encoding bifunctional diaminohydroxyphosphoribosylaminopyrimidine deaminase/5-amino-6-(5-phosphoribosylamino)uracil reductase RibD, producing the protein MDNFPGVSPASTPLSENHQFAQPVVPELVGNDFDSRMMLRCVELARIALGYTSPNPLVGAVVVQNGEIVGEGFHPRAGEPHAEVFALRAAGERAHLSTIYVSLEPCNHYGRTPPCSEGLINAGVSKVVVGMVDPNPLVAGSGIARLRAAGIEVVVGVEEAACRRLNEGFIHRILYQRPLGILKYAMTLDGKIATTAGHSSWVTNQDARTEVYQLRGACDAVIVGGNTVRKDNPYLTSHQVAAHNPLRVVMSRSLNLPEQACLWDTQEAPTLVVTEVGSSQAFQKMLRSKGVEVLEFSSLTPEIVMGYLYERGFCSVLWECGGILAASAIAQGAVQKIMAFIAPKIIGGDHAPTPVGDLGLTSMTEALPLERVTWRIVGNDCLVEGYLPSKLK